The following are from one region of the Mycolicibacterium helvum genome:
- a CDS encoding MFS transporter, producing MTALVFSLMSFSLNATMLAPAVRDINETLGHGAFVAMSTPFYLAGAIANVVLIRWSDYIGRKRVLIGIVIVMCIGTVLCLSTSLPIVVVGRFLQGASNITYGLAFLILRARLSGATFGICCGVMASINGGVAGGDAFLAGIMTDAFGYRSIFALILVIGLIAVAFVWMWVPGDQLGARSEGRMDWIGAVFIALTVGGITMFLSNGGHAGWTSTPALIWLTVAVVAFLALVVADNRVEHPLVGLKHIRTREAWPLIVVTILVMGSFMVVLGFIIPSMAEDPDSGFGLNATMTALLFLTPAAVVQVLTAPFVGRFAVRIGFVTVMRAGIVATIVVIALMAIFADHKYAVVALMVVFGFTCTAVVLTPLSSLGVLQASDEEPGALPGIANASYGMGFSLGFAWAGPIVGSGTDTSFQQAFWTCVAIGVIALVFSFVLRPKPLASAAVSPGGSTAHQPSH from the coding sequence GTGACGGCCCTGGTGTTCTCGCTCATGTCATTCTCGCTGAACGCCACCATGCTTGCGCCTGCTGTCCGCGATATCAACGAGACCCTGGGTCACGGCGCATTCGTGGCCATGTCGACGCCGTTCTATCTCGCCGGAGCGATCGCCAATGTGGTGCTGATCCGATGGAGCGACTACATCGGGCGCAAACGCGTGCTGATCGGCATCGTGATCGTGATGTGCATCGGGACCGTCCTGTGCCTGAGCACATCGCTGCCGATCGTAGTGGTCGGCCGGTTCTTGCAGGGTGCCTCGAACATCACTTATGGCCTGGCCTTTCTGATCCTGCGGGCTCGGCTGTCCGGCGCGACCTTCGGCATCTGCTGCGGGGTGATGGCGTCCATCAACGGCGGGGTGGCCGGGGGCGACGCGTTCCTCGCCGGAATCATGACCGACGCCTTCGGCTACCGCTCGATCTTCGCGCTGATCCTGGTCATCGGCCTGATCGCCGTCGCCTTCGTATGGATGTGGGTTCCCGGCGACCAGCTGGGTGCTCGCAGCGAAGGCCGGATGGACTGGATCGGTGCTGTTTTCATCGCGCTGACCGTCGGTGGCATCACGATGTTCCTGTCCAATGGCGGACACGCCGGGTGGACCTCGACGCCCGCGCTGATCTGGCTGACGGTCGCCGTCGTGGCGTTCCTCGCCTTGGTCGTGGCGGACAACCGGGTGGAGCATCCCCTCGTGGGGCTCAAGCACATCCGAACGCGAGAGGCCTGGCCGCTGATCGTTGTCACCATCCTGGTCATGGGGTCGTTCATGGTGGTGCTCGGCTTCATCATCCCGAGCATGGCCGAAGACCCGGATTCCGGCTTCGGCCTGAACGCGACGATGACCGCGCTGTTGTTCCTCACCCCGGCAGCGGTGGTGCAGGTCCTCACCGCACCGTTTGTTGGCCGCTTCGCCGTCCGCATCGGTTTCGTCACCGTGATGCGCGCCGGCATCGTCGCGACGATCGTGGTGATCGCGCTGATGGCGATCTTCGCCGACCACAAGTATGCGGTGGTGGCACTGATGGTGGTCTTTGGATTCACCTGCACCGCAGTGGTTCTCACGCCGCTGAGTTCACTGGGCGTACTACAGGCATCCGACGAGGAGCCCGGCGCCCTACCCGGCATCGCCAATGCCAGCTACGGCATGGGCTTCTCGCTGGGATTCGCGTGGGCCGGGCCGATCGTCGGCTCCGGCACCGATACCTCGTTCCAGCAGGCGTTTTGGACCTGCGTCGCCATCGGCGTCATCGCGCTGGTTTTCAGCTTCGTCCTGCGACCGAAACCGCTTGCTAGCGCGGCTGTCTCCCCCGGCGGTTCGACAGCTCACCAACCATCGCATTGA
- a CDS encoding pyridoxamine 5'-phosphate oxidase family protein produces MSQPSTTVSRLPEKQHTSRARLDELLDATPLATIALIRDGHPVIFPTGFARIENELVIHGSTGSPWMRQLAGGAAAAVSVTALDGVLVARSGFESSFQFRSAVLFGTFEPIPDADKVSYLETLTDTFIPGRVAELRASSRKELAATMALRMPITGDNWSLKIGDGWPEDDDDDVAAGAWAGVVPLATIYGEPQRAPDCDPATPVPPSVNAMVGELSNRRGRQPR; encoded by the coding sequence ATGTCGCAACCATCCACAACGGTCAGCCGTCTACCCGAGAAACAGCACACCTCGCGCGCCCGGCTCGATGAGCTGCTCGACGCGACCCCGCTGGCAACCATCGCGTTGATCCGCGACGGACACCCGGTGATCTTTCCGACCGGCTTCGCCCGCATCGAGAACGAACTGGTCATCCACGGATCGACGGGCTCACCGTGGATGCGTCAGCTGGCCGGTGGTGCGGCCGCCGCGGTCTCGGTCACGGCACTCGATGGAGTTCTGGTGGCGCGCAGCGGATTCGAATCCTCCTTCCAGTTCCGCAGTGCGGTGCTGTTCGGGACCTTCGAGCCGATCCCCGACGCCGACAAGGTGTCCTACCTCGAGACGCTGACGGACACGTTCATCCCCGGCCGGGTGGCCGAACTGCGGGCCAGCTCCCGCAAGGAGCTCGCCGCGACCATGGCGCTGCGGATGCCGATCACGGGCGACAACTGGTCGCTCAAGATCGGTGACGGGTGGCCCGAGGACGACGATGACGATGTCGCCGCCGGGGCATGGGCCGGGGTGGTCCCGTTGGCCACGATCTACGGCGAGCCGCAACGCGCACCGGACTGCGATCCCGCTACCCCGGTGCCACCGTCGGTCAATGCGATGGTTGGTGAGCTGTCGAACCGCCGGGGGAGACAGCCGCGCTAG
- a CDS encoding LLM class flavin-dependent oxidoreductase produces MTLPVMEPDVDAKILKKWAQTIDEGPFSSLCWGERIAFANPDSLTLLGALSGWTERVPLVATVVVPQLHNPVMLAKALATGDLLSGGRLTVGIGVGGRHEDYRAAGADPKTQTMREMAERVAVMKRVWAGEKVTESVLPVGPRPARDGGPRLLVGTTGPKTLRSAAQWADGITGISLDLDLDKQSELFDVARDAWAAADKPKPHLATSFWFAIGDGDAPRAQVTQHLLHYMNWIPREYVEAMAPTTGWAGTDAELVAVLRGFAEIGTSELHLIPTSTDIGQLRRVADLVGEISAQTDISA; encoded by the coding sequence ATGACCCTGCCGGTGATGGAACCGGATGTCGACGCGAAGATCCTCAAGAAATGGGCCCAGACGATCGACGAGGGACCGTTCTCCTCGCTGTGCTGGGGTGAGCGGATCGCCTTCGCTAATCCGGATTCGCTGACATTGCTGGGCGCGCTGTCCGGATGGACCGAGCGAGTGCCGTTGGTGGCCACCGTGGTGGTTCCCCAGTTGCACAATCCGGTGATGCTGGCCAAGGCGCTGGCGACCGGCGACCTACTCAGTGGCGGGCGGCTGACCGTTGGCATCGGCGTGGGCGGTCGCCACGAAGACTATCGCGCCGCCGGCGCCGACCCGAAGACCCAGACCATGCGGGAGATGGCCGAGCGGGTGGCGGTCATGAAGCGGGTGTGGGCGGGGGAGAAGGTCACCGAATCGGTGTTGCCGGTCGGGCCCAGGCCTGCCCGCGACGGCGGTCCGCGGCTGCTGGTCGGCACCACCGGGCCCAAGACCCTGCGTAGTGCAGCGCAGTGGGCCGACGGCATCACTGGAATCTCGTTGGACCTCGACCTCGACAAGCAGAGCGAGCTGTTCGACGTCGCCCGTGATGCGTGGGCCGCCGCAGACAAGCCCAAACCCCATCTCGCGACGTCGTTTTGGTTCGCCATCGGCGACGGTGACGCGCCGCGCGCGCAAGTCACCCAGCACCTGCTGCACTACATGAACTGGATTCCCCGGGAGTACGTCGAGGCGATGGCCCCGACCACCGGCTGGGCGGGCACCGACGCCGAACTCGTCGCGGTGTTGCGCGGGTTCGCTGAGATCGGCACCAGCGAGCTGCACCTGATCCCGACCAGTACCGATATCGGTCAGCTGCGCCGCGTCGCGGATCTTGTTGGTGAGATTTCCGCCCAAACCGACATTTCGGCGTAG
- a CDS encoding VOC family protein — MPIATTAVAHLRLTVTDISASRRFYESVFGWPVFAALPDDADDATREQLAFLFGGVIYDIGDALIGLRPTGAGTFDEDRVGLDHLAFRLPSLGELERAAAHLDELGIGHEPIKDIGVAYILEFRDPDNIALELTAPK; from the coding sequence ATGCCGATTGCCACCACCGCCGTCGCCCACCTGCGGCTGACGGTCACCGACATCAGCGCCTCGCGCCGGTTCTACGAGAGCGTGTTCGGCTGGCCCGTGTTTGCCGCACTGCCCGACGATGCCGACGACGCGACCCGCGAACAACTCGCGTTCCTCTTCGGCGGCGTGATCTACGACATCGGCGACGCGCTGATCGGGCTGCGGCCAACCGGGGCCGGAACCTTCGACGAGGATCGGGTTGGGCTCGACCACCTGGCCTTTCGGCTGCCCAGCCTGGGCGAGCTCGAGCGGGCCGCGGCGCACCTGGACGAGCTCGGCATCGGCCATGAGCCGATCAAAGACATCGGGGTGGCCTACATCCTGGAGTTCCGGGATCCCGACAACATCGCCTTGGAGCTGACCGCCCCCAAGTAG
- a CDS encoding TDT family transporter — translation MATSHGRVEMLGNIGPNWFASVMGTGIVATAGATLPIHLWGLRGFAEVVWVFAAVLLVVLLALVGVHWLRHPTVARTHARNPQMAHFYGAAPMALMTVGGGAVLIGHELIGEQLAVDLGWVLWIAGTIGGLFTAVSIPFLMFTQHNVEPDAAFGGWLMPVVPPMVSAANGALLIPHMVPGTGRTTMLYGCYAMFGLSLVAALIIITLIWSRLALYGTSGTARVPTLWIVLGPIGQSITAAGLLGLNAARAVPPELAQSMNAFAVIFGVPMWGFAVLWIALATSLTVRTLRRGMPFALTWWSLTFPVGTFVTGTTQLAVHTQLPAFKVAAVIAYVGLLSTWLLVAVRTARGSLRGNLLNPPPSPGPIRARKDPAP, via the coding sequence ATGGCAACATCGCATGGCCGGGTCGAGATGCTCGGCAATATCGGACCCAACTGGTTCGCATCGGTTATGGGCACCGGAATCGTGGCGACCGCCGGTGCGACGTTGCCGATCCATCTGTGGGGGTTGCGCGGCTTCGCCGAGGTGGTCTGGGTGTTCGCCGCAGTGCTGCTGGTCGTGCTGCTCGCGTTGGTGGGCGTGCACTGGTTGCGGCATCCGACGGTCGCCCGCACCCACGCCCGGAACCCGCAGATGGCGCACTTCTACGGGGCGGCGCCGATGGCGTTGATGACCGTTGGCGGCGGCGCCGTGCTGATCGGTCACGAACTCATCGGCGAACAGCTCGCGGTCGACCTTGGCTGGGTGCTGTGGATCGCCGGCACCATCGGGGGCCTGTTCACCGCCGTGAGTATTCCGTTCCTGATGTTCACCCAGCACAACGTCGAGCCTGACGCCGCATTCGGCGGCTGGCTGATGCCGGTGGTGCCGCCGATGGTCTCGGCGGCCAATGGCGCGTTGCTCATCCCGCACATGGTGCCCGGCACCGGGCGTACCACCATGCTCTACGGCTGCTATGCGATGTTCGGGCTGTCGTTGGTGGCCGCGCTCATCATCATCACTCTGATCTGGAGCAGGCTCGCGCTCTACGGAACGTCGGGCACCGCAAGGGTGCCCACGCTGTGGATCGTGCTCGGCCCGATCGGCCAATCCATCACCGCGGCAGGGCTTCTCGGCCTGAACGCAGCCCGGGCCGTCCCGCCGGAGCTGGCCCAGAGCATGAACGCCTTCGCGGTCATCTTCGGGGTGCCGATGTGGGGCTTTGCGGTGTTGTGGATCGCCCTGGCCACCTCGCTGACGGTTCGCACGCTGCGCCGCGGTATGCCGTTTGCGCTGACTTGGTGGAGCCTGACCTTCCCGGTCGGCACCTTCGTCACGGGCACCACGCAGCTGGCCGTGCACACGCAGCTGCCCGCGTTCAAGGTGGCCGCCGTGATCGCCTACGTCGGGTTGCTGAGCACCTGGCTTCTGGTCGCGGTGCGCACCGCCCGGGGCAGCTTGCGCGGCAATCTGCTCAACCCGCCGCCGAGTCCAGGGCCGATCCGGGCTCGCAAGGATCCGGCGCCCTAA
- a CDS encoding Rrf2 family transcriptional regulator, which translates to MRMSAKAEYAVRAMIQLASVDTGALVKTDDLAKAQGIPAQFLVDILSDLRTDRLVRSHRGRDGGYELGRPAADISIADVLRCIDGPLASVRDIGLGDLPYSGPTAALTDVWRALRASMRSVLEETSLADVASGQLPDHVAGLAHDYLGQEDRRGHSG; encoded by the coding sequence ATGCGGATGTCAGCGAAGGCCGAGTACGCCGTCCGCGCCATGATCCAGCTCGCATCCGTCGATACCGGTGCGCTGGTCAAGACCGACGATCTAGCCAAAGCGCAGGGCATCCCGGCACAGTTCCTGGTCGACATCCTGTCCGACCTGCGTACCGACCGGCTGGTACGCAGCCACCGCGGACGCGACGGCGGCTACGAGTTGGGCCGCCCGGCCGCGGATATCAGCATCGCCGATGTTTTGCGCTGTATCGACGGGCCGTTGGCGAGCGTGCGCGACATCGGCCTGGGGGACTTGCCCTACAGCGGACCGACGGCGGCGCTGACCGATGTGTGGCGGGCGTTGCGTGCCAGTATGCGTTCGGTACTCGAGGAAACCAGCCTGGCCGATGTGGCCAGCGGTCAACTGCCCGACCACGTCGCCGGGCTTGCCCACGACTACCTGGGCCAGGAAGATCGGCGCGGCCACAGCGGCTGA
- a CDS encoding cysteine hydrolase family protein encodes MTELTTLRALAGLPLQPPSLAASTLVLIDCQNTYTSGVMELEGVQAALDEAATLLDRARSAGIPVIHVQHDDGPGSLYDITGESGAIVARVAPRDGESVVVKNYPNSFVQTALDEQLKSLGAGNLIIAGFMTHMCVNSTARGAFNLGYAPTVVAAATATRSLPGVDGSDVAAAALQVASLAALTDLFAVVVPNAAAIPG; translated from the coding sequence ATGACGGAACTCACCACCCTGCGCGCGCTGGCGGGTCTGCCCCTGCAGCCGCCAAGCCTGGCCGCTTCGACCCTGGTCCTGATCGACTGCCAGAACACCTATACGAGCGGCGTGATGGAGCTCGAGGGCGTGCAGGCCGCGCTGGACGAGGCCGCCACGCTCTTGGATCGGGCCCGGTCGGCCGGCATTCCGGTCATCCACGTCCAGCATGACGATGGTCCGGGATCGCTGTACGACATCACGGGTGAGAGTGGTGCCATCGTGGCGCGGGTCGCGCCCCGCGATGGGGAGTCAGTGGTGGTCAAGAACTACCCGAACTCGTTCGTGCAGACCGCTCTGGACGAACAGCTGAAGTCGCTCGGCGCTGGAAACCTGATTATCGCCGGATTCATGACACATATGTGTGTGAACTCCACGGCCAGGGGAGCGTTCAATCTTGGGTACGCGCCGACGGTGGTTGCCGCTGCGACCGCGACAAGATCGCTGCCGGGTGTCGACGGCAGCGACGTGGCGGCGGCGGCGTTACAGGTGGCGAGCCTCGCGGCGCTGACGGATCTGTTCGCTGTCGTGGTCCCGAATGCGGCGGCCATCCCAGGCTGA
- a CDS encoding 3'(2'),5'-bisphosphate nucleotidase CysQ: MSDHELAAALATQAGKLLLDVRAELADASGAERKAAGDKRSHDYLMEALAQARPDDAVLSEEGADDPIRLRSKRVWIVDPLDGTREFSELDREDWAVHVALWEDGELIAGAVALPAQNTTLATPAVPGPPPGPAVPRIVVSRTRPPAVALQVRDALGGVLVEMGSAGAKVAAVVQGLADVYVHAGGQYEWDSAAPVAVARAAGLHTSRIDGSPLQYNRPDPLLPDVVVCRPEYAEAVLAATQ; the protein is encoded by the coding sequence GTGAGCGACCACGAGTTGGCCGCCGCGCTGGCCACTCAGGCGGGCAAGCTACTGCTCGACGTCCGAGCCGAACTCGCCGATGCCTCCGGTGCCGAGCGAAAAGCGGCCGGCGACAAACGCTCTCACGACTACCTCATGGAAGCGTTGGCCCAGGCCCGGCCCGACGATGCCGTGCTGTCCGAAGAGGGCGCCGACGATCCGATTCGGCTGCGGAGCAAGCGGGTGTGGATCGTGGATCCGCTCGACGGCACCCGCGAGTTCTCCGAGCTCGATCGCGAGGACTGGGCCGTGCACGTGGCGTTGTGGGAGGACGGCGAACTCATCGCCGGCGCGGTGGCGCTGCCGGCCCAGAACACCACCCTGGCCACCCCGGCGGTGCCGGGCCCGCCGCCCGGACCGGCTGTCCCGCGCATCGTGGTGTCGCGGACGCGACCTCCCGCGGTCGCCCTGCAGGTGCGCGATGCACTGGGGGGTGTACTTGTCGAAATGGGCTCTGCCGGAGCGAAAGTCGCAGCGGTGGTGCAGGGTCTCGCGGATGTCTATGTGCACGCCGGCGGGCAGTACGAATGGGACTCGGCCGCCCCGGTGGCCGTCGCCCGGGCCGCTGGGCTGCACACCTCGCGCATCGACGGATCGCCGCTTCAGTACAACCGGCCCGACCCGTTACTTCCCGACGTTGTCGTGTGCCGGCCCGAATATGCCGAGGCGGTGCTGGCTGCGACGCAGTAG
- the cysN gene encoding sulfate adenylyltransferase subunit CysN yields the protein MSTLLRIATAGSVDDGKSTLIGRLLYDSKAVMEDQLAAVERTSRERGNDYTDLALVTDGLRSEREQGITIDVAYRYFATAKRKFIIADTPGHIQYTRNMVTGASTAQLVVVLVDARHGLLEQSRRHAFLASLLGVQHIVLAVNKMDLIDWDRERFEWIREEFHAFAARLDIHDVTTIPMSALNGDNVVTKSDKAPWYDGPPLLSHLEDVYIAGDRNLVDVRFPVQYVIRPQTVEHADHRSYAGTVASGVIRPGDEIVVLPSGKTSRITTIDGPTGPVDEAFPPMAVSISLADDIDISRGDLLARPQNQPMATKEFDATVCWMADDSALEPGRDYIIKHTTRTTRARVGALGYRLDVNTLHRDKSATALKLNELGRVTLRTQVPLLLDEYSRNAATGSFILIDPDTNVTVAAGMVRDTAPTASRTASPNTVRHQSLVTSGDRLTKGRTLWFTGLSGSGKSSVAVLVEQKLLEHGSPAYILDGDNLRHGLNADLGFSMADRAENLRRLAHIATLMADAGLTVLVPVISPLEEHRELARKVHVDQDVDFFEIFVDTPLEDCERRDPKGLYAKARAGEITHFTGIDSPYQRPKNPDLRLTPEHTCDELAQQVVDLLEGEQ from the coding sequence ATGAGCACGCTATTGCGAATTGCCACCGCCGGGTCCGTCGATGACGGTAAGTCGACCCTGATCGGCCGGTTGCTCTACGACTCCAAAGCCGTGATGGAAGACCAGCTGGCTGCCGTCGAGCGGACGTCGCGCGAGCGCGGCAACGACTACACCGACCTCGCGCTGGTGACCGACGGGTTGCGATCCGAGCGCGAACAGGGCATTACCATCGATGTCGCATATCGCTATTTCGCCACGGCCAAGCGGAAATTCATCATCGCCGACACCCCGGGGCACATCCAGTACACCCGCAACATGGTCACCGGCGCGTCGACCGCGCAGCTGGTGGTCGTGCTCGTCGATGCGCGTCACGGCCTGCTCGAGCAGTCTCGCCGGCATGCGTTCCTGGCTTCGCTGCTGGGTGTGCAGCACATCGTGCTGGCGGTCAACAAGATGGACCTCATCGATTGGGACCGTGAGCGTTTCGAGTGGATCCGCGAGGAGTTCCACGCGTTCGCCGCCCGGCTGGACATCCACGACGTCACCACCATCCCGATGTCGGCACTCAACGGCGACAACGTTGTGACCAAGTCGGACAAGGCTCCCTGGTATGACGGCCCGCCGCTGCTGAGCCACCTCGAGGACGTCTACATCGCCGGCGACCGCAACCTGGTGGATGTGCGCTTCCCGGTGCAATACGTGATCCGGCCGCAGACAGTCGAACACGCCGACCATCGCAGCTATGCCGGTACTGTTGCCAGCGGCGTGATACGACCCGGCGACGAGATCGTTGTGTTGCCGAGCGGAAAGACCAGTCGCATCACCACGATCGACGGTCCCACCGGTCCCGTCGACGAAGCGTTCCCGCCGATGGCGGTATCGATCAGTCTGGCCGACGATATCGATATCTCACGCGGTGACTTGTTGGCCAGGCCGCAGAATCAGCCAATGGCCACAAAGGAATTCGATGCCACGGTGTGTTGGATGGCCGACGATTCCGCTCTGGAGCCCGGGCGCGACTACATCATCAAACACACCACCCGCACCACCCGGGCCCGGGTCGGCGCTTTGGGCTATCGCCTAGACGTCAACACGCTGCACCGCGACAAGAGCGCAACGGCGTTGAAGCTCAACGAGCTCGGCCGAGTGACCCTGCGCACCCAGGTGCCGCTGCTGCTCGACGAATACTCCCGCAACGCGGCCACCGGATCGTTCATCCTGATCGATCCCGACACCAACGTGACGGTCGCCGCGGGGATGGTTCGCGATACGGCCCCGACTGCCAGTCGCACCGCGTCGCCGAACACGGTGCGCCATCAGTCTCTGGTGACCTCCGGTGACAGGCTGACCAAGGGGCGCACACTGTGGTTCACCGGCTTGTCTGGTTCGGGTAAGTCGTCGGTCGCGGTGCTGGTGGAGCAGAAGCTGCTCGAACATGGTTCTCCCGCCTACATTCTCGACGGCGACAACCTGCGCCACGGACTCAATGCCGACCTGGGCTTCTCGATGGCCGATCGTGCCGAGAATCTGCGCCGGCTGGCCCATATCGCCACGCTGATGGCTGACGCCGGTCTGACAGTCCTGGTGCCGGTGATCAGTCCGCTGGAGGAGCACCGGGAGCTGGCCCGCAAGGTCCACGTCGACCAGGATGTGGACTTCTTCGAGATCTTCGTCGACACCCCACTGGAAGACTGCGAGCGCCGCGACCCGAAGGGGCTCTACGCAAAGGCCCGTGCGGGGGAGATCACCCACTTCACCGGGATCGACAGCCCCTATCAACGGCCGAAGAACCCCGATCTGCGGCTCACCCCGGAGCACACTTGCGACGAGCTGGCCCAGCAGGTTGTGGATCTGTTGGAGGGCGAACAGTGA
- the cysD gene encoding sulfate adenylyltransferase subunit CysD gives MASPVVERPKPGQYELSHLRSLEAEAIHIIREVAAEFERPVLLFSGGKDSIVMLHLAIKAFAPGRLPFPVMHVDTGHNFDEVISTRDELVERYGLRLVVASVEEDIDAGRVVDNGPSRNPLQTVTLLRGIRENKFDAAFGGARRDEEKARAKERVFSFRDEFGQWDPKAQRPELWNLYNGRHRKGEHIRVFPLSNWTEYDIWAYIGAEGITLPAIYYSHTRPVFQRDGMLLAVHEFMQPAADEPVFETAVRFRTVGDVTCTGCVESTAVTVDEVIAETALSRLTERGATRADDRISEAGMEDRKREGYF, from the coding sequence ATGGCAAGTCCGGTGGTCGAACGCCCCAAGCCGGGGCAATACGAGCTGAGCCACCTACGGTCGCTTGAGGCCGAGGCAATCCACATCATCCGCGAGGTCGCCGCCGAGTTCGAACGGCCGGTGCTGTTGTTCTCCGGTGGCAAGGACTCGATCGTGATGCTGCACCTGGCGATCAAGGCCTTCGCCCCCGGGCGGCTGCCGTTTCCGGTGATGCACGTCGACACCGGTCACAACTTCGACGAGGTGATCTCCACCCGCGACGAGCTCGTCGAGCGATACGGGCTGAGGCTGGTGGTCGCCAGCGTAGAAGAGGACATCGACGCAGGCCGGGTGGTGGACAACGGCCCGTCGCGCAATCCGCTGCAGACCGTGACGCTTTTGCGCGGGATCCGCGAGAACAAGTTCGACGCCGCCTTCGGCGGTGCCCGCCGCGACGAGGAGAAGGCCCGCGCCAAAGAGCGGGTGTTCAGCTTCCGCGACGAGTTCGGTCAGTGGGACCCTAAAGCCCAACGACCCGAACTGTGGAACCTCTACAACGGCCGCCATCGCAAGGGTGAGCACATCCGCGTCTTCCCGCTGTCGAACTGGACCGAATACGACATTTGGGCCTACATCGGTGCTGAAGGCATCACCCTGCCGGCGATCTACTACTCCCATACCCGGCCGGTCTTCCAGCGCGACGGAATGTTGTTGGCCGTCCACGAATTCATGCAGCCGGCCGCCGACGAGCCGGTGTTCGAGACCGCGGTGCGGTTCCGCACCGTCGGCGACGTCACGTGCACCGGCTGCGTGGAGTCCACGGCGGTCACCGTCGACGAGGTGATCGCCGAGACCGCGCTCTCGAGACTGACCGAACGGGGCGCCACCCGCGCCGACGACCGAATCTCCGAAGCAGGCATGGAAGACCGCAAGCGGGAGGGCTACTTCTGA
- a CDS encoding beta-class carbonic anhydrase: protein MSVTDEYLANNVEYAKNFTGPLPLPPSKHLAVVACMDARLDVYRILGLKDGEAHVIRNAGGVVTDDEIRSLTISQRLLGTKEIILIHHTDCGMLTFTDDAFKRDIQEETGIKPEWAAEAFGDVEEDVRQSLRRIENSPFVTKHESLRGFVFDVATGKLNEVVL from the coding sequence GTGAGCGTCACCGACGAATACCTGGCCAACAATGTCGAATACGCGAAGAATTTCACGGGGCCGCTGCCGCTACCGCCAAGTAAGCATCTCGCTGTCGTGGCGTGCATGGATGCCCGGCTGGACGTCTACCGGATCCTTGGTCTCAAAGATGGTGAGGCACACGTCATTCGGAATGCGGGCGGCGTGGTTACCGACGACGAGATTCGCTCGCTGACGATCAGTCAGCGCTTGCTGGGCACTAAAGAGATCATCCTCATCCACCACACCGACTGCGGGATGCTGACTTTCACCGACGACGCGTTCAAGCGCGACATCCAGGAAGAAACCGGCATCAAGCCGGAGTGGGCGGCCGAGGCTTTCGGCGATGTCGAGGAAGACGTGCGCCAGTCGCTGCGGCGCATCGAGAACAGCCCGTTCGTCACCAAACACGAGTCGCTGCGCGGATTCGTCTTCGATGTCGCGACCGGAAAACTCAACGAGGTCGTCCTTTAG
- a CDS encoding ABC transporter permease encodes MTRFLARRLLNYLVLLALASFLTFSLTSLTFTPLNSLLQRNPRPPQAVIDAKAAELDLDKPIPLRYAHWVAGAVRGDFGTTVTGQPVADELWRRIGVSLRLLIIGSVLGTVIGVVVGAWGAIRQYRLSDRVITLLSLLVISTPTFVIANLMILAALNINSVLGLQIFEYTGETSPDAVGGPWNQFIDRLQHLILPSVTLALGAIAGYSRYQRNAMLDVLGQDFIRTARAKGLTRRQALFKHGLRTALIPMATLFAYGVAGLVTGAVFVEKIFGWHGMGEWVVQGIATQDTNIVAAITVFSGAVVLLAGLLSDVIYAILDPRVRVT; translated from the coding sequence ATGACGCGATTCCTGGCGCGCCGGCTGCTCAACTACCTGGTGCTACTGGCGTTGGCGTCGTTCCTGACGTTCTCGCTGACCTCGCTGACGTTCACTCCGTTGAACAGCCTGCTGCAACGCAATCCGCGGCCGCCCCAAGCCGTCATCGATGCCAAGGCCGCCGAGCTCGATCTCGACAAGCCGATACCGCTGCGCTACGCCCACTGGGTGGCCGGTGCGGTACGCGGTGATTTCGGCACGACGGTCACCGGCCAGCCCGTGGCCGACGAACTGTGGCGCCGTATCGGGGTCAGCCTGCGGCTGCTGATCATCGGCTCGGTGCTGGGCACCGTGATCGGCGTGGTGGTCGGCGCCTGGGGCGCGATCCGGCAGTACCGATTATCCGATCGGGTGATCACGCTGCTGTCGCTGCTGGTGATCAGTACGCCGACGTTCGTCATCGCCAACCTGATGATCCTGGCTGCGCTGAATATCAATTCGGTTCTGGGACTTCAGATTTTCGAGTACACCGGTGAGACGTCGCCCGACGCCGTCGGCGGACCCTGGAACCAGTTCATCGACCGGCTGCAGCATTTGATCCTGCCCAGCGTCACGCTGGCGCTCGGCGCGATCGCCGGTTACAGCCGCTACCAACGCAATGCGATGCTCGACGTCCTCGGCCAAGACTTCATCCGCACCGCGCGGGCGAAGGGTCTGACTCGGCGGCAGGCCCTGTTCAAGCACGGGCTGCGCACCGCCCTGATCCCGATGGCGACATTGTTTGCCTACGGCGTCGCGGGTTTGGTCACCGGTGCGGTGTTCGTGGAGAAGATCTTCGGCTGGCACGGCATGGGCGAGTGGGTGGTTCAGGGCATCGCCACCCAGGACACCAACATCGTCGCGGCCATCACGGTGTTCTCCGGTGCCGTCGTGCTGCTGGCCGGGCTGCTCTCCGATGTTATCTACGCGATCCTGGATCCGCGGGTGAGGGTGACATGA